From the Nerophis ophidion isolate RoL-2023_Sa linkage group LG18, RoL_Noph_v1.0, whole genome shotgun sequence genome, one window contains:
- the LOC133537560 gene encoding sodium- and chloride-dependent GABA transporter 2-like → MWRKKRGTKQSHNEVEERGHWGSKVEFLLAVAGNIVGLGNVWRFPYLCYKNGGGAFLVPYLVFVVTCGVPLFLLETAVGQYTQEGGITCWRKLCPLAEGIGYGGQLILLYSCMTYIIILSWALFYLLFSFKSQLPWSTCDNYWNTVDCVDFTTRNHTLEGSNHTKGTSAATEFWEHRVLNISGGIEEIGSIRWEVLLCLIAMWIICYFCIWKGVKSTGKVVYFTATFPYIMLLILLIRGLTLPGARQGVVFYLLPELSRLTDPQVWMEAGAQIFFSYSIGVGTLTVLGSYNPYSNNCYKDCLWLCLLNSGTSVVAGFAVFSVLGFMAHEQGVPIAEVAESGPGLAFIAYPQAVAMMPLPQLWSICFFFMIILLGLDTQFVAMEVVITSVVDMFPAVMRQAGRRERFLLLFCLTCFFSQLIMITDGGMYIFQVFDYYACNGACILFLCVFETLAIGWIFGAERLFAIIADMTGERANPFFRICWLYLTPIVSLGSFLCSLIEYQPLTFNRWYVYPTWAYVMGWILALSSILLVPGWALYKLSTATGTLSQRLHKLCRPKQPDHSLTRKEETALQPITREDLI, encoded by the exons ATGTGGAGGAAAAAGCGTGGGACGAAACAAAGCCACAATGAGGTGGAGGAAAGAGGACACTGGGGCAGCAAGGTGGAATTCCTCCTGGCTGTTGCTGGCAACATAGTTGGCTTGGGCAACGTGTGGAGGTTTCCTTATTTGTGCTACAAAAACGGCGGTG GTGCATTCCTGGTGCCCTATCTGGTGTTTGTGGTGACGTGTGGCGTACCGCTCTTCCTTTTGGAAACTGCCGTTGGCCAGTACACCCAAGAGGGTGGGATCACATGTTGGAGGAAGCTGTGTCCACTGGCTGAAG GTATTGGATATGGAGGGCAGCTGATCCTGCTCTACAGTTGCATGACTTACATCATTATTCTGTCCTGGGCTCTCTTCTACCTGCTGTTTTCCTTTAAGTCCCAACTGCCCTGGAGCACATGTGACAACTACTGGAACACAG TGGATTGTGTAGACTTCACAACAAGAAATCACACACTGGAGGGCAGCAACCACACCAAAGGAACTTCAGCAGCAACAGAATTCTGGGa acaTAGGGTGTTGAACATCTCAGGGGGCATTGAGGAAATCGGCAGCATTAGGTGGGAGGTGCTGCTGTGCCTCATCGCCATGTGGATCATATGTTACTTCTGCATCTGGAAAGGGGTTAAATCTACCGGAAAG GTGGTGTATTTCACCGCCACCTTCCCTTACATTATGCTGCTTATCCTGTTGATCCGTGGACTCACTCTTCCCGGGGCCAGACAAGGAGTGGTGTTCTATCTTCTTCCAGAACTGTCACGACTCACAGACCCTCAG GTGTGGATGGAAGCTGGCGCCCAGATCTTCTTCTCATACAGCATTGGTGTGGGCACGCTCACTGTACTGGGCAGCTATAACCCTTACAGCAACAACTGCTATAA AGACTGTTTGTGGCTGTGTTTACTAAACAGTGGTACCAGTGTGGTGGCTGGTTTTGCAGTCTTCTCTGTGCTGGGGTTCATGGCCCATGAGCAGGGAGTTCCCATTGCAGAAGTAGCTGAGTCTG GTCCAGGCTTGGCATTCATCGCTTATCCTCAGGCGGTGGCCATGATGCCGTTACCTCAACTGTGGTCCATCTGCTTCTTCTTCATGATCATTCTCCTGGGCTTGGACACGCAA tttgttgccatggaggtaGTGATCACGTCCGTGGTGGACATGTTTCCCGCAGTGATGCGCCAGGCGGGCAGACGGGAACgtttccttctcctcttttgccTCACGTGTTTCTTCTCCCAGCTCATCATGATCACTGAT GGAGGAATGTACATCTTTCAGGTGTTTGACTATTACGCCTGCAATGGAGCCTGCATCCTCTTTCTCTGTGTGTTTGAAACCTTGGCAATAGGCTGGATATTTG GAGCAGAACGGCTATTTGCCATCATCGCGGATATGACGGGCGAACGTGCTAATCCTTTCTTCAGAATCTGCTGGCTCTACCTCACACCCATCGTTTCACTG GGGTCCTTTCTATGTTCACTTATTGAGTATCAGCCCTTGACCTTTAATCGCTGGTATGTGTATCCTACCTGGGCCTACGTAATGGGCTGGATCCTGGCCCTCTCCTCCATCCTGCTGGTGCCAGGCTGGGCACTGTACAAGCTAAGCACTGCCACTGGAACCCTTAGTCAG CGTCTCCATAAACTGTGCCGGCCCAAGCAGCCTGACCACTCGCTGACCAGAAAGGAAGAGACGGCACTGCAACCCATCACTCGGGAGGATCTCATATGA
- the vwa7 gene encoding von Willebrand factor A domain-containing protein 7, which produces MHWFICAYLFLAAPCTCFLPNFWSRVLTLSWDSHTHQYITEQAILNVTLETLRDIHKYKEHHAEEETSLGRGFWRAMGEVVNANAEMDFLSSTKSDPVYHFDSERVDSAIAMLRRFWAHTLLSVRAHEHQSARHSLGQLFHSLQDFYSHSNWVEMGQRSVYLHLLQPEEPAVPVAEGDTPTCMECFSATCRNNLLPRLTNTKRDDQMLTTGYFSNFPPKPEGKCSHGGILDSSRSIGAKGGINKDSTSPVFSPHHYLHVKAAMLASEATLTVLRDLRDTVGHKTFLRLFSVKQVPALVFVMDTTGSMFEEITAARLRSHTLIQNRASHPGQPGSFVLVPFHDPEVGPVYETDDPNQFMQHMENLMALGGGDEPEMCFTAIQLALSHSPPLSEIFVFTDASPKDAHLFDVVKALALAKQSKVTFLLTEDPNHATESTERKRKKKKRKRRNRESLPPDRFSLYMSLSSLSGGLTIFTSNSDIHSVSSIVEDNTAADKVTLLYLKTDQDQRSSHSFRVDSSVKNVTLHITGLLTECILVDPSGHSQSLLSEEGSLADFQPFSGLYRVRLRPPIQPGQWHLQATADGHITFNVIADSRVDFLYYFATVTNDPHPGLARVDGGPVAGVPAFLVLAVTGLAPHQEVSFSHVTLLGAEGESLKQVLLNSSSTSASSSLSSYAAEELVGWVDSIPRVPFCVRLTGRDGEGNKLERVATEMVQPTRVQIQVLSAPPLVPGHSTMVDFHIMNHGPDRLFSLMAEDDSGYLHTRGPHRFHIGANKLFPGQVGFHTPSTAQAGATVTLTLSVHALDSADTNYAVAYLTVVPPDPDTSPPFCSTTQVQSSCFLACNDSTWSVSLALSDRGRSGLAALQLLRGQGTLTIFHIPPPAEDNTGKGQPQQHEVILVEGEAPLNVSKWAVGSSQPLWVRYTSSCCSAQAELLVWDAVGNMKRCHLASGQQRELSDTRTESSASRSVTPTGFFFFFFFFFLDALVGTLEHIAASIEIKKSVFL; this is translated from the exons ATGCACTGGTTCATTTGTGCTTACCTTTTCCTGGCGGCACCGTGCACATGCTTTCTCCCCAACTTTTGGTCTCGGGTGTTGACGCTGTCCTGGGATTCGCACACACACCAGTACATCACTGAGCAGGCTATCCTCAATGTCACCTTGGAGACTCTGAGGGACATCCATAAATACAAGGAACACCATGCTGAGGAAGAG ACCAGTCTGGGGCGAGGGTTCTGGAGAGCCATGGGAGAGGTGGTGAATGCCAATGCAGAGATGGACTTCCTGAGCTCTACCAAGTCCGACCCTGTGTACCACTTTGATTCCGAGCGCGTGGACAGTGCCATAGCAATGCTGCGGAGGTTCTGGGCTCATACGCTGCTGTCAGTACGGGCCCATGAGCACCAAAGTGCCCGTCACAGCTTGGGCCAACTATTTCACTCCTTGCAG GACTTCTACAGCCACAGTAACTGGGTGGAGATGGGTCAGCGCTCGGTTTACCTGCACCTGTTGCAGCCTGAGGAGCCAGCTGTCCCTGTGGCTGAAG GTGACACACCCACCTGTATGGAGTGCTTTAGTGCCACCTGTCGAAACAACCTACTTCCGAGACTGACAAACACAAAGCGAGACGACCAGATGCTTACAACCGGCTACTTCAGCAATTTCCCTCCAAAACCTGaag GCAAATGCAGCCATGGAGGCATTCTGGACAGCAGTCGCTCTATAGGAGCCAAAGGGGGCATCAACAAGGACAGCACTTCCCCGGTCTTCTCCCCTCATCATTACCTCCACGTGAAAGCGGCGATGCTGGCATCTGAAGCCACGCTGACAGTACTGAGAGACCTCAGAGACACAGTGGGACACAAGACCTTCCTCAG GCTTTTTAGCGTGAAGCAGGTCCCAGCGCTGGTCTTTGTCATGGACACCACAGGGAGCATGTTTGAGGAAATCACAGCGGCTCGCCTGCGGTCTCATACCCTCATCCAGAATAGAGCCAGCCACCCTGGACAACCCGGCAGCTTTGTGTTGGTACCCTTCCATGACCCTG AGGTGGGACCAGTGTACGAGACGGATGACCCCAACCAGTTTATGCAGCACATGGAGAACTTAATGGCGCTGGGAGGAGGAGACGAACCAGAGATGTGCTTCACAGCCATTCAG CTGGCTCTCTCTCACAGTCCGCCCCTGTCCGAAATCTTTGTGTTCACTGACGCCTCCCCCAAGGACGCCCACTTGTTTGACGTGGTGAAGGCCCTGGCGCTTGCCAAACAGAGCAAA GTGACATTTCTCCTGACTGAAGACCCCAATCATGCCACAGAGAGCACAgaaaggaagaggaagaagaagaaaaggaaaagGAGGAATAGAGAATCTTTGCCCCCTGATCGGTTCTCCCTCTACATGTCCCTGTCATCTTTATCTGGAGGACTGACGATATTCACCAGCAACTCTGACATACACAGCGTCTCCTCTATTGTGGAGGACAACACAGCAGCTGACAAG GTGACTCTTCTCTATCTCAAGACGGACCAGGACCAGAGGTCTTCACACTCCTTCAGAGTTGACAGCTCTGTAAAAAACGTGACCTTACACATTACTGGCCTTCTGACAGAGTGCATCCTTGTCGATCCTTCAg GCCACAGCCAGTCTCTGCTGAGCGAGGAAGGCTCTCTGGCTGACTTCCAGCCCTTCAGTGGTCTGTACCGCGTTCGTCTGCGTCCTCCTATCCAGCCGGGTCAGTGGCACCTGCAAGCCACAGCTGATGGACACATAACATTCAACGTAATAG CTGATAGCCGTGTGGATTTCCTGTATTATTTTGCCACTGTAACCAATGACCCACACCCTGGACTGGCCAGAGTGGACGGCGGCCCTGTCGCAG GTGTTCCAGCCTTCCTGGTGCTGGCAGTGACGGGCCTGGCTCCTCACCAGGAAGTTTCCTTTAGTCATGTGACGTTGCTGGGCGCTGAAGGGGAGAGCCTGAAGCAAGTGTTACTAAATTCCTCCTCCACGTCTGCGTCATCTTCTTTGTCAAGCTACGCTGCCGAGGAGCTGGTTGGATGGGTGGATTCCATTCCCAGAGTTCCCTTCTGTGTTCGCCTCACGGGACGTGACGGCGAAGGAAACAAGTTGGAGAGGGTTGCCACGGAAATGGTACAGCCCACTCGTGTCCAGATACAG GTTCTATCTGCCCCTCCTCTGGTGCCTGGTCACAGCACCATGGTGGACTTCCACATCATGAACCACGGCCCAGACAGACTCTTCAGTTTGATGGCTGAAGATGACTCCGGGTATCTTCATACAAGAGGACCTCACAG GTTCCACATTGGTGCCAACAAGCTTTTCCCCGGTCAGGTGGGCTTTCACACACCCTCCACGGCTCAGGCAGGAGCAACTGTCACCCTGACGCTTTCAGTGCACGCTCTTGATTCTGCTGACACAAATTACGCGGTGGCATACCTGACAGTGGTTCCTCCA GACCCTGACACCTCCCCTCCATTCTGCTCCACCACACAAGTGCAGTCCTCCTGTTTTCTGGCTTGCAATGACTCCACCTGGAGCGTGTCTTTGGCTCTGTCAGACAGGGGGCGTTCTGGCCTTGCTGCCCTCCAACTACTGCGAGGACAAGGCACTTTGACAATATTCCACATCCCCCCGCCTGCAGAGGACAACACGGGCAAAGGTCAGCCCCAGCAGCACGAGGTTATATTAGTAGAAGGAGAAGCCCCCTTAAATGTGTCCAAGTGGGCTGTCGGCTCATCTCAGCCACTGTGGGTGAGGTACACGTCCAGCTGCTGCTCTGCCCAGGCTGAGCTGCTGGTGTGGGACGCAGTTGGAAACATGAAGCGCTGCCATCTTGCATCTGGTCAGCAAAGAGAGCTCAGTGATACAAGGACAGAAAGTAGTGCAAGCAGATCTGTGACACCCACtggcttctttttcttcttcttcttcttcttcttagatGCTTTAGTGGGGACACTGGAGCATATTGCTGCATCAATTGAgataaaaaaatctgtttttttgtaa